From Pseudoalteromonas piratica:
AAGATATAAAACTTGTACTCACAGAAGTAAATAAACTAGTTCAAGACTACATTGCCACAAAAGCACTTTATCAGTGTAATCATTGTGGGTTTACAAGTAAAAAATTGTATTGGTTTTGTCCCTCTTGTAAACATGTAGAATCAATAGTGCCATTAAATGGTGTTGACGGGTTTTAACAACATTTTATTAACTTTTCAAATCAGGACTCATTAATGAACCACGATGCCAAAGTACTTATTGCTTTAGACTATGCTAATGAACAGTCAGCGTTAGATTTTGTAAAGCGCGTTTCTCCCGCAGATTGCCGATTAAAAGTAGGCAAAGAAATGTTTACTTATTTTGGTCCTCAATTCGTCAAAAAACTAATAGATTTAGGGTTTGACGTATTCCTCGATTTAAAATTTCACGACATCCCGAATACCGTTGCTAAAGCGGTTACTGCTGCAGCTGAATTAGGTGTATGGATGGTTAATGTTCACGCAAGTGGTGGACCTGAGATGATGCGAAAGGCAAAAGAAGCGCTAGAAAAATATGGCGACGATGCACCTTTATTAATTGCCGTTACTATTTTGACATCAATGGACGAAGCTGAGCTAAAACGTTTAGGTGTTGATAAAACGCCTAATGAACAAGTGCAGTTTTTAGCAAAATTAGCGAAAGACTCTGGTCTTGATGGCGTTGTATGTTCTGCTCAAGAAGCTTCAATATTAAAACAGACGTTAGGCAAGGATTTCAAACTTGTTACACCTGGAATTCGACCAGCCGGAGCTGACAAAGGTGACCAAAAACGCGTGATGACACCACGTGAAGCGATCGATGCGGGAAGTGATTATTTAGTGATTGGTCGTCCGATTACGCAATCTCAAAATCCTCAAGCAACTTTAATTGAAATCAATAATACATTACGTTAATCTAAATTAAAGTAGTTACACTAATGCATTTTTATAAATGCATTAGTGTGTTAAGTCTTGAAGCAAAAATAATAATAAGAGTAGTACTTCATGCGTATATTAATTGTTGCTGCTGTGATTATCGCAGCTTATTTAGGTTATCAACATTTCGATAATCAAACACGTCAAAATGCTTTTAATACCTTATTAGAAACAATTGACGTGCAACCAATCAATCAATTTGAACTGAAACAATCATTAAATACTCAAGTTGAAGCACGTTGCCAAGCAATAGGCACTGATGAAACCAATTTAGAAAAAATGGAAGAGTGTTTAAACTTAATTCATACCTATCAGGATGAATGTGAATTACAAATTTTCCGTTTAGCGCCAGTCGAATTTGACAATGGCAGCGAAGCTATTGATTATGGAAAACGCTATCAAAAATGTGTGTTAAGTAATCAGTTTGCATATCTCGTTGATACAAAAACTATTTAGTAAAAAGGCGCTTTAAGCGCCTTTTTTTATTTTATTAAACTAATTTTTGTTGCTGCGAGATCAATTTTCCCTTCTTTGAATAAATGACCTATGGCACGTTTGAAATTTGCTTTACTGCAACCAAACATTTTTTTAATGGCTACAGGATCAGATTTATCACCAAGATGGATCACGCCATTCTCTGAAACTAGTTTTTCATAAATAACATCTGATAATTCACTTGAACCGGCAACCCCTGGCTTAGATAAACGAATGTCTAACTTTCCATCTTCGCGCACCTTTGCAACATATGCCTGCAGCTTTTGGCCGATAAAAAGAGGCTTGAACACTTGATCAGTAAATATCATGCCCCAAAATTCATTGTTAACGATTACTTTAAAACCGAGATCTGTTCGACCAGCAACAATAATAGAAACTTCTTGTGATTTCTTAATCCTATCGGATTCTTGTTTAACAAATTTATTTAAGTTCGATGAACCACATAAACGTTGTGATGCTTTATCCAAATAGAGTTTTACAAGATAAGATCTCGATAATTCAAATTTTGGTTTTTGTTCATTGAAAGGAACGAGCAATTCTTTACCAATTCCCAAATCGACAAAAGCTCCAACTTTATTGATAGAAGTCACTTGAAGAAGGGCAAAATCACCTAATTGAGCAATTGGCGTTTTTGTCGTAGCGGTTAAATTACCTTGTTCTTCGTAAACAAAAACATCAAGAGTCTGATTTATTGATAACCCCTCAGGTAGTTCTTCTTTTTTTAAAAAGACTTCCCCATTTCCTTGAGCATCTGTTAAATAAGCACCTTCATAGGCAATCTCATTTACAACTAAATTGTTAATTAATCCAAGTTGAATGCTCATTATTCATCTTCCTTCAATTTACTGCGTTTCAATGGTGCAACACCATCAACATCAAATGGAGCAGGTATCGCTTTCACTTGTTTTGCTTTACGAGGTTTTTTAAACGATTTTTTATAATGTTGAGACGACTTTTTGGCATTTTTTGGCGTATTCGTTTTTTTAACAGTCTCAGTTTTCTCTTTAAAACCTTTAAACTTACCAACCAAACCATCTAATTCAGAAAAGCCAATACGTTTAGATAAATAACTCTCAATCGCTTTAAAGCTTTGCCAATCTTTTGCACTGACAAACGATAACGCTGTACCTTTAAATCCAGCCCGACCTGTTCTTCCGATACGGTGAACATATTCTTCTGCCTGCTTAGGTAAATCAAAATTGACTACTTGAGACACGTTTAATAGATCAAGACCTCGAGAGGCAACATCAGTTGTTACCAATATTTGCGCATGACCTCGAGAGAACGAATCCATAATTGAATTACGTTTACTTTGGTTCATTTCGCCTGACAATGCTAAGGTCTTAAATCCACTTTCTTCTAGAATCTCTGAGAGCTTCGCAGTATCTTCTCGGGTTGCTGTAAAAATAATTTGTTGGCCAGAATTTGATTGCTTAGTTACAGCTTTTAATAATTCAATTTTGTGATCTAGGTGATCTGCTAAATAGAATTTTTGTGTAATATCTTTGTGCTCTTGGGT
This genomic window contains:
- the pyrF gene encoding orotidine-5'-phosphate decarboxylase, with product MNHDAKVLIALDYANEQSALDFVKRVSPADCRLKVGKEMFTYFGPQFVKKLIDLGFDVFLDLKFHDIPNTVAKAVTAAAELGVWMVNVHASGGPEMMRKAKEALEKYGDDAPLLIAVTILTSMDEAELKRLGVDKTPNEQVQFLAKLAKDSGLDGVVCSAQEASILKQTLGKDFKLVTPGIRPAGADKGDQKRVMTPREAIDAGSDYLVIGRPITQSQNPQATLIEINNTLR
- a CDS encoding CvfB family protein — protein: MSIQLGLINNLVVNEIAYEGAYLTDAQGNGEVFLKKEELPEGLSINQTLDVFVYEEQGNLTATTKTPIAQLGDFALLQVTSINKVGAFVDLGIGKELLVPFNEQKPKFELSRSYLVKLYLDKASQRLCGSSNLNKFVKQESDRIKKSQEVSIIVAGRTDLGFKVIVNNEFWGMIFTDQVFKPLFIGQKLQAYVAKVREDGKLDIRLSKPGVAGSSELSDVIYEKLVSENGVIHLGDKSDPVAIKKMFGCSKANFKRAIGHLFKEGKIDLAATKISLIK
- a CDS encoding DEAD/DEAH box helicase, with product MSFVDLGVDKRIASQLSHIGISTPTDIQQQAIPVAIAGHDLLAQSKTGSGKTFAFLLPAITRLSKQKALSKRDPRALIITPTRELANQVYKQLTLIIAGTALKATKIVGGDNYNDQVKALRKDPQFVVATPGRLCDHLDDKNFYLEGLELLILDEADRVLELGFKEQIERINEAANHRLRQTLFFSATLEHAEVDALSRNLLNNPKRVTIDASTQEHKDITQKFYLADHLDHKIELLKAVTKQSNSGQQIIFTATREDTAKLSEILEESGFKTLALSGEMNQSKRNSIMDSFSRGHAQILVTTDVASRGLDLLNVSQVVNFDLPKQAEEYVHRIGRTGRAGFKGTALSFVSAKDWQSFKAIESYLSKRIGFSELDGLVGKFKGFKEKTETVKKTNTPKNAKKSSQHYKKSFKKPRKAKQVKAIPAPFDVDGVAPLKRSKLKEDE